In Nocardioides sp. JQ2195, a genomic segment contains:
- a CDS encoding CPBP family intramembrane glutamic endopeptidase, which translates to MDAEAHPARRRVVATVMTAVVGAVLLAVSLRIEPGSAWFYPSTLALAAVWAVGAWASGPLHLGRVGTERPVAPALLVGGGLAAVFVLGALVVREIPVLADRVSDVLAYADRGPWLPLLLITVINGVAEEMFFRGALFDALDRAPVSITAVAYAAVTLVTGNPMLAFAALILGVVVGQQRRVSGGLLAPAITHVTWSVTMLFVLPALF; encoded by the coding sequence GTGGACGCTGAGGCCCACCCGGCGCGTCGCCGGGTCGTCGCGACGGTGATGACGGCCGTCGTCGGCGCAGTGCTCCTCGCGGTGTCCTTGCGGATCGAGCCCGGCAGCGCCTGGTTCTACCCATCGACACTCGCCCTGGCGGCCGTGTGGGCGGTGGGGGCGTGGGCTTCGGGGCCCCTCCACCTGGGCCGGGTCGGCACCGAGCGACCGGTCGCCCCCGCCCTGCTCGTGGGTGGTGGACTGGCAGCGGTGTTCGTCCTGGGCGCACTGGTCGTGCGCGAGATCCCTGTCCTCGCCGACCGGGTCTCCGACGTGCTCGCCTATGCCGACAGGGGGCCGTGGCTGCCGCTCCTGCTGATCACGGTGATCAACGGGGTGGCCGAGGAGATGTTCTTCCGGGGGGCCCTCTTCGACGCGCTGGACCGGGCACCGGTGTCGATCACCGCCGTGGCCTACGCCGCGGTGACCCTGGTCACCGGCAATCCGATGCTGGCCTTCGCCGCCCTCATCCTGGGGGTTGTCGTCGGACAGCAACGCCGGGTCTCCGGCGGGCTGCTGGCGCCGGCGATCACCCACGTCACCTGGTCGGTGACGATGCTGTTCGTGCTGCCGGCGTTGTTCTGA
- a CDS encoding NAD(P)H-binding protein — MTNPATTVLLTGASGFIGQRLGPVLEAEGHAVRAMTRRPEEYAGPGDPVFGDVADADSLRDALADVEVAIYLVHSLDKPDFEERDAAAARLFGTVAAEQGVRQIVYMGGLGADDSDLSAHLRSRREVEHLLGEAGVPVTVLRAAIVVGNGGISWELTRQLVKRLPAMLVPQWASTRTQPIAIDDVVRYISGVVAHPDALGRTFEIGGADQLTYVDMLRVVARIQGRPLPILKVPVLTPRLSSYWLALVTDIDVTTGRNLIDSMGTEVVVTDTSITDVVPGDPLPYEDAVRRALADGA; from the coding sequence ATGACGAACCCGGCAACGACGGTCCTGCTCACGGGCGCATCAGGCTTCATCGGCCAGCGGCTCGGCCCCGTCCTGGAGGCGGAGGGCCACGCCGTCCGCGCGATGACGCGCCGACCCGAGGAGTACGCCGGCCCGGGCGACCCGGTCTTCGGCGACGTGGCCGATGCCGACTCCTTGCGCGACGCACTCGCTGACGTCGAGGTCGCGATCTACCTGGTCCACTCGCTCGACAAGCCCGACTTCGAGGAGCGCGACGCGGCGGCCGCACGACTCTTCGGCACGGTGGCCGCCGAGCAGGGCGTGCGCCAGATCGTCTACATGGGTGGCCTCGGAGCCGATGACAGCGACCTCTCGGCCCACCTGCGCTCGCGCCGGGAGGTCGAGCACCTGCTCGGTGAGGCCGGCGTACCCGTGACCGTGCTGCGCGCGGCGATCGTGGTCGGCAACGGCGGGATCTCGTGGGAGCTGACCCGCCAGCTGGTCAAGCGGTTGCCGGCCATGCTGGTCCCCCAGTGGGCGTCCACCCGCACCCAGCCGATCGCCATCGACGACGTCGTCCGTTACATCTCGGGCGTCGTGGCCCACCCTGACGCGCTGGGTCGCACCTTCGAGATCGGCGGCGCCGACCAGCTGACGTACGTCGACATGTTGCGCGTGGTCGCCCGCATCCAGGGCCGTCCACTCCCGATCCTCAAGGTGCCCGTGCTCACGCCGCGCCTGTCGTCGTACTGGCTGGCCCTCGTCACCGACATCGACGTGACCACGGGGCGCAACCTCATCGACTCGATGGGCACCGAGGTGGTGGTCACCGACACCTCCATCACCGACGTGGTGCCCGGCGACCCGCTGCCCTACGAGGACGCCGTACGCCGTGCCCTGGCCGACGGCGCGTAG
- a CDS encoding cold-shock protein, which produces MAQGTVKWFNAEKGFGFIAQEDGGDDVFVHYSAIQSNGYKSLDENQKVEFDVTQGPKGPQAENVRPL; this is translated from the coding sequence ATGGCTCAGGGCACCGTCAAGTGGTTCAACGCTGAAAAGGGCTTCGGCTTCATCGCCCAGGAAGACGGCGGCGACGACGTCTTCGTGCACTATTCGGCCATCCAGTCGAACGGCTACAAGTCGCTGGACGAGAACCAGAAGGTCGAGTTCGACGTCACGCAGGGTCCCAAGGGCCCGCAGGCGGAGAACGTTCGCCCGCTCTGA
- a CDS encoding metal-sensitive transcriptional regulator, whose amino-acid sequence MAEHQHGYIHRKDDYLKRLKRIEGQARGLQRMVEEEKYCIDILTQVSAMTKALQAVSIGLLEEHMGHCVVDAARAGEEQGREKVAEATEAIARLIRS is encoded by the coding sequence ATGGCCGAACACCAGCACGGATACATCCACCGCAAGGACGACTACCTCAAGCGGCTCAAGCGCATCGAGGGCCAGGCCCGCGGACTGCAGCGCATGGTCGAGGAGGAGAAGTACTGCATCGACATCCTCACCCAGGTGTCTGCGATGACCAAGGCACTCCAAGCGGTCTCCATCGGCCTGCTCGAGGAGCACATGGGCCACTGTGTCGTCGACGCCGCCCGGGCCGGTGAGGAGCAGGGCCGCGAGAAGGTCGCCGAGGCGACCGAGGCGATCGCCCGCCTGATTCGGTCCTGA
- a CDS encoding cation transporter codes for MATISSWNVTGMTCGHCVASVTEEIQEIPGVESVDVVLESGAVTVTSAEPLDRAAVESAVAEAGYQLA; via the coding sequence ATGGCCACGATCAGCAGCTGGAACGTCACGGGGATGACCTGTGGGCACTGCGTTGCCTCTGTCACCGAGGAGATCCAGGAGATTCCCGGTGTCGAGTCCGTCGACGTCGTCCTCGAGAGCGGAGCGGTGACGGTCACCAGCGCCGAGCCCCTCGACCGCGCGGCCGTCGAGTCGGCCGTCGCCGAAGCGGGCTACCAGCTGGCCTGA
- a CDS encoding DUF47 family protein, which yields MAFRFRPVDSSFYDLFAESAQHLLGGAALLAEMLSEDSNREEVASRMRAAEHECDETTHAIVRRVNSTFVTPFDREDIYSLASGLDDVMDEMDEAVDLILLYEVEHLPSELSKQVEVLQRCAELTADAMPRLQAMKDLDEYWIEINRLENTGDKSYRRILASLFSGKYEAIEVIKLKDIVEALEQAIDAFETVANIVEQIAVKES from the coding sequence GTGGCTTTTCGATTCCGCCCTGTCGATTCATCCTTCTACGACCTCTTTGCCGAGTCCGCTCAGCACCTCCTCGGTGGCGCAGCGCTGCTCGCCGAGATGCTCAGCGAAGACAGCAACCGTGAAGAAGTCGCGTCCCGTATGCGTGCCGCAGAGCACGAGTGCGACGAGACGACCCACGCCATCGTCCGCCGGGTGAACAGCACCTTCGTGACGCCGTTCGACCGCGAAGACATCTACTCGCTGGCCTCCGGGCTCGACGACGTGATGGACGAGATGGATGAGGCTGTCGACCTGATCCTGCTCTACGAGGTCGAGCACCTGCCCTCCGAGCTGTCCAAGCAGGTCGAGGTGCTCCAGCGCTGTGCCGAGCTCACCGCCGACGCGATGCCGCGCCTCCAGGCGATGAAGGACCTCGACGAGTACTGGATCGAGATCAACCGCCTCGAGAACACCGGCGACAAGAGCTACCGACGGATCCTGGCCAGCCTGTTCAGCGGCAAGTACGAAGCCATCGAGGTGATCAAGCTCAAGGACATCGTCGAGGCGCTCGAGCAGGCGATCGACGCGTTCGAGACGGTGGCCAACATCGTCGAACAGATCGCGGTCAAGGAGTCCTGA
- a CDS encoding inorganic phosphate transporter, which translates to MELAIVIAVIVVALVFDYTNGFHDAANAIATSVSTRALTPRVALAMAAVMNFVGAFLGQKVAETVAEVISPPSDTHGLIIVMAGLLGAITWNLITWYFGLPSSSSHALIGGLVGAAMAAGVGVKWGVVVDKVLIPMILSPVFAFAAGFAVMILILWLFRRASPARANRGFRMAQTASAAAMALGHGLQDAQKTMGVIFLALVTIGYAETGDGLPWWVIVLAATAISLGTLSGGWRIMRTLGRRIIHLDPPRGFAAESVAASVLYTTAYVFEAPISTTHTITSAVMGVGATKRLSAVRWGVAKSILTGWVLTFPAAGAVAAVAYWLSHFLIEVLP; encoded by the coding sequence ATGGAACTCGCGATTGTCATCGCGGTCATCGTCGTTGCCCTGGTCTTCGACTACACCAACGGCTTCCATGACGCGGCGAATGCCATCGCCACGTCGGTCTCGACGCGTGCGCTGACTCCACGCGTCGCACTGGCCATGGCCGCGGTGATGAACTTCGTCGGTGCGTTCCTCGGCCAGAAGGTCGCCGAGACGGTGGCCGAGGTGATCTCGCCACCTTCCGACACCCATGGCCTGATCATCGTGATGGCCGGTCTGCTCGGCGCCATCACGTGGAACCTGATCACGTGGTACTTCGGGCTGCCCTCGTCCTCCTCGCACGCCCTGATCGGTGGCCTGGTCGGAGCCGCGATGGCAGCCGGGGTCGGCGTTAAGTGGGGCGTCGTGGTCGACAAGGTCCTGATCCCGATGATCCTGTCGCCGGTCTTCGCCTTCGCTGCCGGATTCGCAGTGATGATCCTGATCCTGTGGCTCTTCCGCCGGGCCAGCCCGGCCCGCGCGAACCGTGGCTTCCGCATGGCGCAGACCGCGTCCGCCGCGGCCATGGCCCTGGGCCACGGACTCCAGGACGCCCAGAAGACGATGGGTGTCATCTTCCTTGCCCTGGTCACCATCGGCTACGCCGAGACCGGCGACGGTCTCCCGTGGTGGGTCATCGTGCTCGCGGCGACGGCGATCTCGCTCGGCACCCTGTCCGGTGGCTGGCGGATCATGCGCACGCTCGGCCGGCGCATTATCCACCTCGACCCGCCGCGTGGCTTCGCCGCTGAGTCGGTCGCCGCCTCGGTGCTCTACACGACGGCGTACGTCTTCGAGGCGCCCATCTCCACGACCCACACGATCACCTCTGCGGTGATGGGCGTCGGCGCCACGAAGCGGCTCTCCGCCGTGCGGTGGGGTGTCGCCAAGTCGATCCTCACCGGCTGGGTGCTCACCTTCCCGGCAGCCGGCGCCGTGGCCGCGGTGGCCTACTGGCTCTCCCACTTCCTGATCGAAGTCCTCCCCTGA
- the pstB gene encoding phosphate ABC transporter ATP-binding protein PstB has translation MAKSIEVSNLDIYYGDFLAVQNVNVHIKAKSVTAFIGPSGCGKSTVLRSLNRMHEVIPGARVSGDVQVDGQSLYAPHVDPVAVRRQIGMVFQRPNPFPTMSIYENVLAGNRLNSKKMSKDDADDIVERSLRGANLWNEVKDRLGKPGMGLSGGQQQRLCIARAIAVEPEVLLMDEPCSALDPISTSAVEDLIHELKSEYTIVIVTHNMQQAARVSDDTGFFNLKAVGEPGQLVEFNPTAKMFSNPDNEATEAYVSGRFG, from the coding sequence ATGGCCAAGAGCATTGAGGTCTCCAACCTCGACATCTACTACGGCGACTTCCTCGCGGTGCAGAACGTCAACGTGCACATCAAGGCGAAGTCGGTGACCGCGTTCATCGGACCCTCCGGTTGCGGCAAGTCGACCGTGCTGAGGTCGTTGAACCGGATGCACGAGGTGATCCCCGGCGCCCGGGTGAGCGGTGACGTCCAGGTGGACGGCCAGTCCCTCTACGCCCCCCACGTCGACCCGGTCGCCGTACGCCGTCAGATCGGGATGGTCTTCCAGCGACCGAACCCGTTCCCGACGATGTCGATCTATGAGAACGTCCTGGCCGGCAACCGGCTGAACTCCAAGAAGATGTCGAAGGACGACGCCGACGACATCGTCGAGCGCTCCCTGCGCGGCGCCAACCTGTGGAACGAGGTGAAGGACCGCCTGGGCAAGCCCGGGATGGGCCTCTCCGGGGGCCAGCAGCAGCGTCTGTGCATCGCGCGCGCGATCGCCGTCGAGCCGGAGGTGCTGCTGATGGACGAGCCCTGCTCGGCGCTCGACCCGATCTCGACCTCCGCGGTGGAGGACCTGATCCACGAGCTGAAGTCCGAGTACACGATCGTGATCGTCACCCACAACATGCAGCAGGCGGCCCGGGTCTCCGACGACACCGGCTTCTTCAACCTGAAGGCGGTGGGCGAGCCCGGCCAGCTGGTGGAGTTCAACCCGACCGCGAAGATGTTCTCCAACCCCGACAACGAGGCCACCGAGGCCTACGTGTCCGGCCGCTTCGGCTGA
- the pstA gene encoding phosphate ABC transporter permease PstA, giving the protein MSAQTEAPAVPDTDVMSITAGQLPHTAPLLAGAFAAAIGVVAGLLLGSGITVMLLIAWLVFVLGLQVWSRLVEGSRKAADRLVSSLVWSAFAVAMIPLVSLIVTVVVKGGPVLSPEFLQRDMTGFAALGQGGGIYHAIMGTIMVTALAAVIAVPVGVFAAIYLVEYGAGRPLAKGITFLVDVMTGIPSIVAGLFAVSLFIVITGNQLPRLGIGGGVALSLLMIPTVIRSVEEMLKLVPDDLREASYALGVPKWRTIVKVVLPTAVAGIVTGVTLAIARVAGETAPLLLIVGTFPSANWNPFSGPVQTLPVYIYTSLSQTSSAKYGDIWTDRVWGAALVLIIIVMALNLIARIIGNVFAPKTGR; this is encoded by the coding sequence ATGAGTGCACAGACCGAGGCTCCCGCCGTCCCCGACACGGACGTCATGAGCATCACCGCCGGCCAGCTGCCGCACACCGCTCCGCTGCTGGCGGGCGCCTTCGCGGCCGCGATCGGCGTGGTGGCCGGGCTGCTGCTCGGCAGCGGCATCACCGTCATGCTGCTCATCGCGTGGCTGGTCTTCGTGCTCGGGCTGCAGGTGTGGTCCCGACTCGTCGAAGGGTCCCGCAAGGCCGCCGACCGACTGGTCAGCAGCCTGGTCTGGTCGGCCTTCGCAGTGGCGATGATCCCGCTGGTCAGCCTCATCGTCACCGTGGTCGTCAAGGGCGGGCCGGTGCTCTCCCCCGAGTTCCTGCAGCGCGACATGACCGGCTTCGCCGCGCTCGGCCAGGGCGGCGGCATCTACCACGCGATCATGGGCACGATCATGGTCACCGCGCTCGCGGCCGTCATCGCGGTGCCGGTCGGGGTCTTCGCCGCGATCTACCTGGTGGAGTACGGCGCCGGCAGGCCCCTGGCCAAGGGGATCACCTTCCTGGTCGACGTGATGACCGGGATCCCCTCGATCGTGGCCGGCCTGTTCGCCGTGTCGCTGTTCATCGTGATCACCGGCAACCAGCTCCCCCGCCTCGGCATCGGCGGCGGCGTCGCCCTGTCCCTGCTGATGATCCCCACCGTGATCCGCTCGGTCGAGGAGATGCTGAAGCTGGTCCCCGACGACCTGCGCGAGGCGTCGTACGCCCTGGGGGTGCCGAAGTGGCGCACCATCGTGAAGGTCGTGCTGCCCACCGCGGTGGCCGGCATCGTCACCGGGGTCACGCTGGCCATCGCCCGGGTGGCCGGGGAGACCGCCCCGCTGCTGCTGATCGTCGGCACCTTCCCGTCGGCGAACTGGAACCCGTTCTCCGGGCCCGTGCAGACCCTGCCGGTCTACATCTACACATCGCTGAGCCAGACCTCCAGCGCCAAGTACGGCGACATCTGGACCGACCGCGTCTGGGGCGCGGCCCTGGTCCTGATCATCATCGTGATGGCTCTCAACCTCATCGCCCGCATCATCGGCAACGTGTTCGCCCCCAAGACCGGGCGCTGA
- the pstC gene encoding phosphate ABC transporter permease subunit PstC: MSTTVDQQPEVEQTPAKPPTRAADAVFSGTALGAGLLVILFLAGVGVFLTLRGLPALDASGESAYGEPSIWKFVGMLLFGTVYASVIAMIIVTPLAIGLALVISHYAPKRLAKPVGYLVDLLAAVPSVVFGLWGLEVLAPRLLPAYQWLSEHASWIPLFNGSANQRSLLTAAIVLALMALPIVTAILREVFAQTPRAHEEAALALGATRWEMIKLAVFPYARSGMVAAVLLGLGRALGETMAVAMVLSATGTGHLTLSLVSGQNPNTIAAFIANYFANASGSKINTLIFAGLALFLLTFIVNFAGRWIATRGRAKG, encoded by the coding sequence GTGAGCACCACGGTCGACCAGCAGCCGGAGGTCGAGCAGACCCCGGCGAAGCCCCCGACCAGAGCGGCTGATGCGGTCTTCAGCGGCACCGCGCTGGGGGCCGGCCTGCTCGTCATCCTGTTCCTTGCAGGTGTCGGGGTCTTCCTGACGCTCCGCGGTCTTCCCGCCCTGGACGCATCGGGTGAGTCGGCGTACGGCGAGCCCAGCATCTGGAAGTTCGTCGGGATGCTGCTCTTCGGGACGGTCTACGCCTCCGTCATCGCGATGATCATCGTGACGCCGCTCGCGATCGGGTTGGCCCTGGTGATCTCGCACTACGCGCCCAAGAGGCTGGCCAAGCCGGTGGGCTACCTGGTCGACCTGCTCGCCGCCGTACCCAGCGTCGTGTTCGGGCTCTGGGGCCTGGAGGTCCTGGCCCCGAGGCTGCTGCCGGCCTACCAGTGGCTCAGCGAGCACGCCAGCTGGATCCCCCTCTTCAACGGCTCCGCGAACCAGCGCTCCCTGCTCACCGCCGCCATCGTGCTCGCCCTGATGGCACTGCCGATCGTCACCGCGATCCTGCGCGAGGTCTTCGCCCAGACGCCCCGCGCGCACGAGGAGGCGGCCCTGGCCCTGGGGGCCACCCGCTGGGAGATGATCAAGCTGGCGGTCTTCCCCTACGCACGTTCCGGCATGGTGGCCGCCGTGCTCCTCGGCCTGGGCCGCGCCCTCGGCGAGACGATGGCGGTGGCGATGGTGCTCTCCGCGACCGGCACCGGCCACCTCACGCTGAGCCTCGTCTCCGGCCAGAACCCGAACACCATCGCAGCCTTCATCGCCAACTACTTCGCGAACGCCTCCGGCTCGAAGATCAACACGCTGATCTTCGCCGGCCTGGCCCTGTTCCTGCTCACGTTCATCGTCAACTTCGCGGGTCGTTGGATCGCCACCCGCGGCCGGGCCAAGGGGTGA
- a CDS encoding phosphate ABC transporter substrate-binding protein PstS: protein MKRTPFRSIATPAIAALALVSLAACGGGNDSESTVAGDAGDSSVYEGLSGTLVGGGASSQASAQNAWIAGFSTVAPDVTVTYDPQGSGAGRENFISGGYKVAGSDSYLTDDEGELTKATETCGAAPIEIPNYVSPIAIIFNVEGVDELQLSPETLAGIMSGKITTWNDPKIVADNEGTPTADALPDSTIRPVHRSDESGTTENFTDYLDAVAGKDWKAGVVETWPKNFGGEGAKGTDGVVKSVTDGEKNAIGYADASQAGDLGQAMIKVGDDYVAPSAEAAAKILDVSPEAESASDTALVYDLDHETSEAGTYPIVLTSYLLACQQYDDEATAKQVKGYLTYILSEQGQNIGSEEAGSAPLSEAILKKARDIVATIGS from the coding sequence GTGAAGCGCACTCCCTTCCGCAGCATCGCGACACCCGCGATCGCGGCCCTCGCCCTCGTCTCCCTCGCCGCGTGTGGCGGTGGCAACGACAGCGAGTCCACCGTTGCCGGCGACGCCGGCGACAGCAGCGTCTACGAGGGCCTCAGCGGCACCCTCGTCGGCGGCGGCGCCTCCTCGCAGGCGTCCGCCCAGAACGCCTGGATCGCCGGCTTCTCCACCGTCGCGCCCGACGTCACCGTCACCTACGACCCGCAGGGCTCCGGCGCCGGCCGTGAGAACTTCATCTCGGGTGGCTACAAGGTCGCCGGCTCCGACTCCTACCTCACCGACGACGAGGGCGAGCTCACCAAGGCCACCGAGACCTGTGGTGCGGCCCCCATCGAGATCCCGAACTACGTCTCGCCGATCGCCATCATCTTCAACGTCGAGGGGGTGGACGAGCTGCAGCTCTCCCCCGAGACCTTGGCTGGCATCATGTCCGGCAAGATCACCACGTGGAACGACCCGAAGATCGTCGCCGACAACGAGGGCACCCCCACTGCTGACGCCCTGCCGGACTCCACCATCCGCCCCGTGCACCGCTCCGACGAGTCGGGCACCACGGAGAACTTCACCGACTACCTCGACGCGGTCGCCGGCAAGGACTGGAAGGCCGGTGTCGTGGAGACCTGGCCCAAGAACTTCGGCGGCGAGGGCGCGAAGGGCACCGACGGCGTGGTCAAGTCCGTCACCGACGGCGAGAAGAACGCCATCGGGTACGCCGACGCCAGCCAGGCCGGCGACCTCGGCCAGGCCATGATCAAGGTCGGCGACGACTACGTGGCCCCGTCCGCCGAGGCCGCCGCGAAGATCCTCGACGTCTCCCCCGAGGCCGAGTCGGCCAGCGACACCGCACTGGTCTACGACCTCGACCACGAGACCAGCGAAGCGGGCACCTACCCGATCGTCCTGACGTCCTACCTGCTCGCCTGCCAGCAGTACGACGACGAGGCCACCGCCAAGCAGGTCAAGGGCTACCTGACCTACATCCTCTCCGAGCAGGGCCAGAACATCGGCTCCGAGGAGGCCGGCTCGGCTCCGCTCTCCGAGGCCATCCTCAAGAAGGCCCGCGACATCGTCGCGACGATCGGTTCCTGA
- a CDS encoding NUDIX hydrolase — protein MSQPDIIAAGAVVLRKGGAGKSSDVLLVHRPKYDDWSFAKGKLDRGEHVTACATREVREETGLDVRLGVPLPDQHYAVGNRGKVVHYWIAWVVGADDVSGYQPNDEIDEVRWVPLDEADELLTYPRDRETLAAARTNGDRTRTLVVLRHAHARDRARWRTDDRLRPLLKEGEAQAARLVPLLASYDVRRLVSSTSYRCVQTLVPYADATAREIETVAELSEEDATVERVIDVVDELIEDGKRTVVCTHRPVLPDVFFTLGLADPKLDPGQLLVVHHRKGAVVATETHHVR, from the coding sequence ATGTCCCAGCCCGACATCATCGCCGCCGGCGCCGTGGTCCTGCGCAAGGGCGGTGCCGGCAAGAGCAGTGACGTGCTGCTGGTCCATCGTCCGAAGTACGACGACTGGTCCTTCGCGAAGGGCAAGCTCGACCGTGGCGAGCACGTCACCGCCTGCGCCACCCGCGAGGTGCGCGAGGAGACCGGTCTCGACGTACGCCTCGGGGTGCCGCTGCCCGACCAGCACTACGCGGTCGGCAACCGCGGCAAGGTCGTGCACTACTGGATCGCCTGGGTGGTCGGTGCTGACGACGTCTCGGGCTACCAGCCCAACGACGAGATCGACGAGGTCCGCTGGGTTCCGCTCGACGAGGCGGACGAGCTGCTCACCTATCCGCGCGACCGCGAGACCCTGGCCGCCGCCCGCACCAACGGCGACCGGACCCGCACCCTCGTGGTGCTGCGCCACGCCCACGCCCGCGACCGGGCCCGCTGGCGCACCGACGACCGGCTCCGCCCACTGCTCAAGGAGGGCGAGGCCCAGGCGGCTCGGCTGGTGCCGCTGCTGGCGTCGTACGACGTGCGCCGCCTGGTCTCCTCGACCAGCTACCGGTGCGTGCAGACGCTGGTTCCGTACGCCGACGCGACGGCGCGCGAGATCGAGACGGTCGCCGAGCTCAGCGAGGAGGACGCCACCGTCGAACGGGTCATCGACGTGGTCGACGAGCTGATCGAGGACGGCAAGCGCACCGTGGTGTGCACCCACCGGCCGGTGCTGCCCGACGTGTTCTTCACCCTCGGCCTGGCCGACCCCAAGCTCGACCCCGGGCAGCTCCTGGTCGTCCACCACCGCAAGGGGGCGGTCGTGGCGACCGAGACCCATCACGTCCGCTGA